The following coding sequences lie in one Sporomusaceae bacterium FL31 genomic window:
- a CDS encoding ABC transporter ATP-binding protein → MSVLTVENVTHGFGARGILENASFRLLKGEHVGLIGANGEGKSTFLNIITGQLTPDEGKVEWSNRVTVGYLDQHSVLTKGKNIREALREAFNGMFELEAEMLEIYDKMGNASPDELDKMMEDVGEIQDVLEHNGFYTIDAKINEIANGLGLGAIGLDKDVADLSGGQRTKVLLTKLLLQNPTILILDEPTNYLDVEHIEWLKNYLKNYENSFILVSHDIPFLNEVVNVIYHVENTILTRYTGNYEQFQQLHSIKKSQEQRAYERQQQEIDRLEDFVARNKARVATRGMANSRQKQLDKMEILEKPREKPKPSFKFNEARTPSRNVVEATDLVLGYDEPLTKPVSFVLERGQKVAIRGVNGLGKTTLLKTVMGKIAPVAGKVELGDYLFPGYFEQETSRDNYNTAIEEVWNEYPGMTNFEVRAALARCGLTNEHITSKMMVLSGGENAKVRLCKLMLKDINWLILDEPTNHLDVEAKAELKKALIEFKGTILLVSHEPDFYEDWVTAIWNVEEWTTKIV, encoded by the coding sequence ATGAGTGTATTAACGGTAGAGAATGTAACACACGGCTTTGGGGCCAGAGGTATCTTAGAAAATGCATCGTTCCGCCTTCTCAAAGGCGAGCATGTTGGATTAATTGGCGCAAATGGTGAAGGAAAATCAACTTTTCTAAACATCATAACAGGTCAACTTACTCCCGATGAAGGGAAAGTAGAATGGTCAAATCGGGTAACCGTCGGATATCTGGATCAGCATTCAGTGCTGACAAAAGGCAAGAATATTCGGGAAGCCTTAAGGGAAGCCTTTAACGGCATGTTTGAGCTAGAAGCTGAGATGCTGGAAATTTACGATAAAATGGGCAATGCCTCTCCTGATGAGTTAGATAAAATGATGGAAGATGTTGGCGAAATTCAAGATGTCCTTGAACACAATGGCTTTTATACCATTGACGCTAAGATTAACGAAATAGCCAACGGTTTGGGGCTCGGAGCGATCGGTCTTGATAAGGATGTCGCTGATTTAAGCGGCGGCCAGCGGACCAAGGTTCTCTTAACTAAGTTACTGCTTCAGAACCCTACCATCTTGATCCTAGACGAGCCGACCAACTATTTAGATGTCGAACATATCGAATGGCTGAAAAATTATTTGAAAAACTATGAAAACAGCTTCATTCTGGTATCCCATGATATTCCTTTCTTGAATGAAGTCGTCAATGTGATTTACCATGTTGAGAATACAATTTTGACTCGCTATACAGGCAACTATGAGCAATTCCAACAGCTTCATTCAATTAAAAAGAGTCAAGAACAGCGTGCTTACGAGCGCCAGCAGCAAGAAATTGACCGTTTGGAAGATTTTGTGGCACGTAATAAAGCCCGGGTTGCTACACGCGGAATGGCCAACAGCCGTCAAAAACAATTGGATAAGATGGAGATCCTAGAGAAGCCTCGGGAAAAGCCCAAGCCAAGTTTTAAATTTAATGAGGCCAGGACTCCCAGCCGCAATGTCGTTGAAGCCACCGATTTAGTCCTGGGCTATGATGAGCCGCTGACTAAGCCGGTAAGTTTTGTATTGGAACGTGGTCAGAAAGTCGCAATTCGTGGTGTCAACGGGTTAGGAAAAACCACACTTCTCAAAACAGTGATGGGGAAAATTGCTCCTGTAGCCGGTAAAGTGGAATTAGGCGACTATCTTTTCCCTGGTTATTTTGAACAAGAAACCAGCCGAGACAACTACAATACTGCGATTGAAGAAGTATGGAATGAATATCCCGGCATGACCAACTTTGAAGTGCGCGCTGCTCTTGCTCGCTGCGGCTTGACCAACGAGCACATTACCAGCAAAATGATGGTTTTAAGTGGCGGCGAGAATGCAAAAGTTCGGCTTTGCAAGCTAATGCTGAAGGATATTAATTGGTTAATCCTCGATGAGCCTACCAACCATCTGGATGTCGAAGCAAAAGCCGAATTAAAAAAAGCACTGATTGAATTTAAGGGAACTATTTTACTGGTATCCCACGAACCTGATTTCTATGAAGATTGGGTAACAGCGATTTGGAATGTTGAAGAGTGGACAACTAAAATCGTATAA
- a CDS encoding histidine kinase has product MNTIDIKEMINNRKIDTFFQPIISARTKTTIGLEALSRTVCPETGNVIPFPIMMQEAIQRGLTIELDRLCREKAVENFIAIPQRHDDLLLFINLDTTIVDKGVVGSGHLMNLINRMGLKPENVVIEILEANITNTEALERFASTYREYGFLLAIDDMGIGSSNLERTMHLKPDIIKVDRALVRHVDRDYYKQEVFKSLVGLSRKIGALVVAEGIETEAEALTSLELGADMLQGFYFLKPQKIDQDTFSDFTIKIDTIAVNYKQTRIESIRQEQIALKFYNKIMETIIVELNRVSQAGFESKLTKFVNLFPALEYLYILDMNGQQVTGSVCCSEKCFRQGRKIFKAGLYGADQSLKDYYLYIKAGAERYTSRPYMSLASGNLCITESVVFRDMRNNKYILCADFNP; this is encoded by the coding sequence ATGAATACCATCGATATTAAAGAGATGATCAACAACAGGAAGATTGATACCTTCTTTCAACCCATTATTTCAGCTCGCACTAAAACCACAATAGGCCTTGAAGCTTTATCACGTACTGTTTGTCCTGAAACTGGCAATGTCATTCCGTTCCCGATCATGATGCAGGAGGCTATTCAAAGAGGATTGACCATTGAACTTGATCGTCTTTGCCGCGAAAAAGCCGTCGAGAACTTTATTGCTATTCCGCAGCGGCATGATGATTTGCTATTGTTCATCAATCTTGACACTACCATTGTGGATAAAGGGGTAGTGGGATCAGGGCATTTAATGAATTTAATTAACCGAATGGGTCTAAAACCAGAAAATGTAGTGATCGAGATCTTGGAGGCCAACATTACTAATACAGAAGCTTTAGAGCGCTTTGCCAGCACTTATCGTGAATATGGTTTTTTGTTGGCAATCGATGATATGGGAATTGGCAGCTCTAATTTAGAACGAACCATGCATCTAAAACCCGATATTATTAAAGTAGACCGTGCTTTAGTGAGACATGTAGACAGGGATTATTATAAGCAGGAAGTCTTTAAATCACTTGTTGGCCTGTCAAGAAAAATTGGAGCACTGGTTGTGGCAGAGGGAATTGAGACTGAAGCTGAGGCACTTACCAGTCTGGAACTGGGAGCTGATATGCTGCAGGGGTTTTATTTTCTTAAGCCACAAAAAATTGATCAAGATACCTTCAGCGACTTTACAATTAAAATTGATACGATTGCTGTTAACTACAAACAAACACGGATTGAAAGCATTAGGCAGGAACAAATCGCCTTAAAGTTCTACAATAAAATTATGGAGACCATTATTGTCGAACTAAACCGTGTTTCACAAGCCGGCTTTGAGTCGAAGCTAACCAAATTTGTCAATTTATTTCCGGCACTGGAGTATCTCTATATTCTGGATATGAATGGGCAGCAGGTTACAGGCAGTGTATGCTGCAGTGAAAAATGCTTTCGGCAAGGTCGGAAAATTTTTAAAGCCGGTCTCTATGGGGCTGATCAATCCCTCAAAGACTACTACTTGTATATTAAAGCCGGAGCTGAAAGATATACCTCCAGGCCTTATATGTCGCTGGCCAGCGGTAATTTATGTATCACTGAATCGGTGGTTTTTCGCGATATGCGCAATAACAAATACATTCTTTGTGCAGACTTTAATCCGTAA
- the pheA gene encoding prephenate dehydratase, whose translation MYSGQTAVERTVGYLGPRGTHSEEIALGLYKGEWGQFVPFTSIDGAIRAVEVGTVTECVVPIENSLEGSVNVTLDTLAHEVNLSITKEIIWSVRHHLLVRPDTKHIHVIVSHSQALAQCRSYINQFHPNAEVKAVESTAEAAYLVASGAPNHAAIGSGRAGEIYGLESKSTDIQDNDKNCTRFVVLSKQPHDPTGERCKTSIVCQIKGEKPGSLCEMLQDFATRDVNLTRIESRPARTGLGEYIFFLDIAGTVNQDKVKSAVAAVQLKSRWFKNLGSFGVYTIQNS comes from the coding sequence ATGTATTCAGGTCAGACGGCGGTAGAACGAACGGTTGGTTATCTCGGGCCCCGTGGCACTCATAGTGAAGAAATTGCGCTTGGTTTATATAAAGGTGAATGGGGACAGTTTGTACCCTTTACCAGTATCGATGGCGCAATCAGGGCGGTGGAAGTTGGCACTGTTACAGAATGTGTTGTCCCCATAGAAAACTCCTTAGAAGGTTCAGTCAATGTTACGCTTGATACGTTGGCTCATGAAGTTAACCTTTCCATTACTAAGGAAATTATCTGGTCGGTGCGGCACCATTTGCTAGTCAGGCCAGATACAAAGCATATTCATGTCATTGTTTCACACAGCCAGGCTTTGGCTCAATGCCGTAGCTACATTAATCAATTTCATCCTAATGCTGAAGTGAAGGCTGTAGAGAGTACTGCTGAAGCGGCCTATCTAGTGGCCAGCGGTGCACCCAATCATGCTGCGATTGGCAGCGGGCGGGCGGGGGAAATTTATGGGTTAGAGTCTAAGTCAACAGATATTCAAGATAATGATAAGAACTGTACCCGTTTTGTTGTTTTAAGCAAGCAGCCACATGATCCAACCGGTGAACGCTGTAAAACGTCCATTGTGTGTCAAATAAAAGGTGAGAAACCGGGCAGCCTATGTGAGATGCTGCAAGATTTTGCGACAAGAGACGTCAATCTAACAAGAATTGAATCACGGCCGGCACGAACAGGGCTTGGTGAATACATCTTTTTCCTTGATATAGCAGGAACAGTGAATCAAGATAAAGTCAAGAGTGCTGTGGCGGCAGTCCAGCTAAAAAGCCGCTGGTTTAAAAATTTAGGATCATTTGGGGTCTATACGATACAAAATTCTTAA